Proteins encoded within one genomic window of Ottowia sp. SB7-C50:
- a CDS encoding VOC family protein, with protein sequence MISHIDHIVLTVADIERSVDFYVRVLRMEPVTFAGGRRALKFGNQKLNLQTLGQEPRNHAAVGSGDLCLITRWPLADVMAHLAAQGVPLLEGPVAKSGACGPIESVYFNDPDGNLVEVSVYPGAAAA encoded by the coding sequence ATGATCTCGCACATCGACCACATCGTTCTCACCGTCGCCGACATCGAGCGCTCGGTGGACTTTTACGTCCGCGTGCTGCGCATGGAGCCGGTGACCTTCGCCGGTGGCCGGCGTGCGCTGAAGTTCGGCAACCAGAAGCTCAACCTGCAGACCCTGGGCCAGGAGCCGCGCAACCACGCGGCCGTCGGCTCGGGCGACCTGTGCCTCATCACGCGCTGGCCGCTGGCCGATGTGATGGCGCACCTGGCGGCGCAGGGCGTGCCGCTGCTGGAAGGGCCGGTCGCCAAGTCGGGCGCGTGCGGGCCGATCGAATCGGTCTACTTCAACGACCCGGACGGCAACCTGGTCGAGGTCAGCGTCTACCCCGGCGCCGCCGCGGCATGA
- a CDS encoding MotA/TolQ/ExbB proton channel family protein: protein MLSIIQAAGWPIWPLILCSVLALAFVIERFIQLKPGRVLGRNLVDEAIGVSRQSVPAPETVNQLAEHSALGSVLAAGWRAINLNPRCSPGEMRAAMEAAGREAAHRLERYLPALATIASAAPLLGLLGTVIGMIEIFGSQAPAGSLSGGNPAQLAHGISVALYNTAFGLMIAIPTLIFWRYFRARVDGYVMTLELAAERFARHLEPLCPGAADAAGAAR from the coding sequence TTGCTTTCGATCATACAAGCCGCTGGCTGGCCGATATGGCCGCTCATCCTGTGTTCCGTGCTGGCCCTGGCCTTTGTCATCGAGCGCTTCATCCAGCTCAAGCCCGGCCGCGTGCTGGGCCGCAACCTGGTGGACGAAGCCATCGGCGTGTCGCGCCAGTCGGTGCCCGCACCCGAGACGGTGAACCAGCTGGCAGAGCATTCGGCGCTGGGCAGCGTGCTGGCCGCCGGCTGGCGCGCCATCAACCTGAACCCGCGCTGCAGCCCCGGCGAAATGCGCGCCGCCATGGAAGCGGCCGGCCGCGAAGCCGCCCACCGGCTGGAGCGCTACCTGCCCGCGCTGGCCACCATCGCCAGCGCGGCGCCGCTGCTGGGGCTGCTGGGCACGGTGATCGGCATGATCGAGATCTTCGGCTCGCAGGCGCCGGCCGGCTCGCTGTCGGGTGGCAACCCGGCGCAGCTGGCGCACGGCATTTCGGTGGCGCTGTACAACACCGCGTTCGGGCTGATGATCGCCATCCCGACACTGATCTTCTGGCGCTACTTTCGCGCGCGGGTGGACGGCTACGTGATGACGCTGGAGCTGGCCGCCGAGCGCTTTGCGCGCCACCTGGAGCCGCTGTGCCCCGGCGCGGCCGACGCGGCAGGAGCGGCGCGGTGA
- a CDS encoding biopolymer transporter ExbD, which yields MKFRPRPPDEPEINLIPFIDVLLVILIFLMLTTTYSKFTELQVTLPTANADASRDRPKEIVVAVAADGRYAVNKQPLDARSVEAVASALRAVAAQDSVLIISADASAPVQAVVTVMDAARREGLTQITFAAKTGASP from the coding sequence GTGAAGTTCCGCCCCCGTCCGCCCGATGAGCCCGAGATCAACCTGATCCCGTTCATCGACGTGCTGCTGGTGATCCTGATCTTCCTGATGCTCACCACCACCTACAGCAAGTTCACCGAACTGCAGGTGACGCTGCCGACGGCCAACGCCGACGCCTCGCGCGACCGGCCGAAGGAGATCGTGGTGGCCGTCGCCGCCGACGGGCGCTACGCCGTCAACAAGCAGCCGCTGGACGCGCGCAGCGTCGAAGCCGTGGCCAGCGCCCTGCGCGCCGTGGCCGCCCAGGACAGCGTACTGATCATCAGCGCCGACGCCAGCGCGCCGGTGCAGGCCGTGGTGACGGTGATGGATGCGGCGCGGCGTGAGGGGCTGACGCAGATCACCTTCGCGGCGAAAACAGGCGCATCCCCCTGA
- the lpxK gene encoding tetraacyldisaccharide 4'-kinase → MPRAFLEHRLRAAWQRRGPVAVLLWPLSRLYGALAARQRGRDDTVAVRLPVPVVVVGNVVAGGAGKTPTTLAMAQHLRSRGWRPGIVSRGHGRVGDDCREVLPDSDPREVGDEPLLLRQRADVPVFVAPRRADAGRALLAAHPDTDILLCDDGLQHRALARDVEVCVFDARGVGNGWLLPAGPLREPWPRPVDLVLWTEADAAATPLPPGQATFTAHRRLADHALRADGTHVPLADLRGQPLAALAGIARPEAFFAMLRAAGLTLADTLALPDHYNFDSFNHLSGQRNGLICTEKDALKLWRHAPDALAVPLQLDVPAAFFDALDQRLAARGYHPRQP, encoded by the coding sequence ATGCCCCGCGCCTTCCTCGAACACCGTCTGCGCGCCGCCTGGCAGCGGCGCGGGCCGGTGGCTGTGCTGCTGTGGCCGTTGTCGCGGCTGTACGGGGCGCTGGCGGCGCGGCAGCGGGGTCGCGACGATACCGTGGCGGTGCGCCTGCCGGTGCCGGTGGTGGTGGTGGGCAACGTGGTGGCGGGCGGGGCCGGCAAGACGCCGACGACGCTGGCGATGGCGCAGCACCTGCGGTCGCGCGGCTGGCGGCCGGGCATCGTTTCGCGCGGACACGGGCGGGTGGGCGACGACTGCCGTGAGGTGCTGCCGGACAGCGACCCGCGCGAGGTGGGCGATGAGCCGCTGCTGCTGCGCCAGCGCGCCGACGTGCCGGTGTTCGTGGCGCCGCGCCGCGCCGACGCCGGGCGTGCGTTGCTGGCGGCGCACCCGGACACCGACATCCTGCTGTGCGACGACGGGCTGCAGCACCGCGCGCTGGCGCGCGACGTGGAAGTGTGCGTGTTCGACGCGCGCGGCGTGGGCAACGGCTGGCTGCTGCCGGCGGGGCCGCTGCGCGAGCCGTGGCCGCGCCCCGTCGACCTGGTGCTGTGGACCGAAGCGGACGCCGCGGCGACACCCCTGCCGCCGGGCCAGGCCACGTTCACCGCCCACCGACGGCTGGCCGACCACGCGCTGCGCGCCGACGGCACGCACGTGCCGCTGGCCGATCTGCGCGGCCAGCCGCTGGCGGCGCTGGCCGGCATCGCCCGGCCCGAAGCCTTTTTTGCCATGCTGCGCGCCGCCGGGCTGACGTTGGCCGACACGCTGGCGCTGCCCGACCACTACAATTTTGATAGCTTCAACCACTTATCTGGCCAGCGCAACGGGCTGATTTGCACCGAAAAAGACGCCCTGAAGCTGTGGCGCCATGCGCCCGACGCGCTGGCCGTGCCGCTGCAGCTGGACGTGCCGGCCGCGTTCTTCGACGCGCTCGACCAGCGGCTGGCGGCGCGGGGCTATCATCCGCGCCAACCATGA
- a CDS encoding multidrug efflux SMR transporter, protein MTHAWLLLAGAIVAEVVGTSALKASDGFTRLAPSLLVAGGYGIAFYLLALTLRHMPVGVAYAVWSGAGTALIALVGWAVFGQRLGPTALAGMALIIAGVVLMNLSSTSSGH, encoded by the coding sequence ATGACGCATGCCTGGCTGCTGCTGGCCGGCGCCATCGTGGCCGAAGTCGTCGGCACCAGCGCGCTCAAGGCCAGCGACGGCTTCACGCGGCTGGCGCCTTCGCTGCTGGTGGCGGGGGGCTACGGCATCGCCTTCTACCTGCTGGCGCTGACGTTGCGCCACATGCCGGTCGGCGTGGCCTACGCCGTGTGGTCGGGCGCGGGCACGGCGCTGATCGCGCTGGTCGGCTGGGCGGTGTTCGGCCAGCGCCTGGGCCCCACCGCGCTGGCGGGCATGGCGCTCATCATCGCCGGCGTGGTGCTGATGAACCTTTCTTCGACATCGTCAGGACATTGA
- the xseA gene encoding exodeoxyribonuclease VII large subunit, with amino-acid sequence MNTGFGVTSPALAPRIWAVGALTRAVADSLDARFNPVAVRGEVSGFTRAASGHCYFTLKDDRGQLRSAMFRRAAGLLGFAPRDGDQVEVRGRLTVYEPRGDLQLVVESMQRAGQGALFEQFLRLKARLEAEGLFDPERRRPLPAMPRGIGLVTSLGAAALHDVLSALARRVPHIPVVLAPAAVQGADAPVELCAALQKLYRLAQVQSAPGAEKTLHAAAPPIDLILLVRGGGSIEDLWAFNDEQLARTIVASPVPVVSGVGHETDFTIADFAADLRAPTPTAAAELVSAPRDQWLAGVDAQHARLATALRRRLDAEAQRLDWVAARLGRPSQAVAGQQRRLDRLQARLDHAQALRWERERARLARLAERLPRCLPAPLAARRTRLDQLAQRLTAAVEDRLAGATGQLDRAAWRLGALDPQRVLERGYAWLQDEAGCPVTRAAQASPGDALTATLADGQVDLTVAARRSA; translated from the coding sequence ATGAACACTGGCTTTGGCGTCACGAGCCCAGCATTGGCGCCGCGCATCTGGGCAGTCGGGGCGCTGACCCGCGCCGTGGCGGACAGTCTGGACGCGCGCTTCAACCCTGTCGCCGTGCGCGGCGAAGTGTCGGGCTTTACGCGCGCGGCCAGCGGGCATTGCTATTTCACGCTGAAGGACGACCGCGGCCAGTTGCGCAGCGCGATGTTCCGCCGTGCCGCCGGCCTGCTGGGCTTTGCCCCGCGCGACGGCGACCAGGTCGAAGTGCGCGGCCGCCTGACGGTGTACGAGCCGCGCGGCGACCTGCAACTGGTGGTCGAGTCGATGCAGCGGGCCGGCCAGGGCGCGCTGTTCGAGCAGTTTCTGCGGCTGAAGGCCCGGCTGGAGGCCGAAGGGCTGTTCGACCCCGAGCGCCGCCGCCCCTTGCCAGCCATGCCGCGCGGCATCGGGCTGGTCACGTCGCTGGGCGCGGCCGCGCTGCACGACGTGCTGAGCGCGCTGGCGCGGCGCGTGCCGCACATACCGGTGGTGCTGGCGCCGGCGGCGGTGCAGGGCGCCGACGCGCCCGTCGAATTGTGCGCAGCGCTACAAAAACTGTATCGGCTGGCGCAGGTCCAGAGCGCGCCAGGGGCCGAAAAGACACTCCACGCCGCAGCCCCGCCCATCGACCTGATCCTGCTGGTGCGCGGTGGCGGCTCCATCGAGGATCTGTGGGCCTTCAACGACGAGCAGCTGGCCCGCACCATCGTCGCCAGCCCGGTGCCCGTGGTCAGCGGCGTGGGGCACGAGACGGATTTCACCATCGCCGATTTCGCCGCCGACCTGCGCGCGCCCACGCCCACGGCCGCCGCCGAACTGGTCAGTGCGCCGCGCGACCAGTGGCTGGCAGGGGTGGACGCCCAGCACGCGCGGCTGGCCACCGCCTTGCGGCGCCGGCTGGACGCCGAAGCGCAGCGGCTCGACTGGGTGGCGGCGCGGCTGGGCCGCCCGTCGCAGGCCGTGGCGGGGCAGCAGCGGCGGCTTGATCGCCTGCAGGCGCGGCTGGACCACGCCCAGGCGTTGCGGTGGGAACGCGAACGCGCCCGTCTGGCGCGGCTGGCCGAACGCCTGCCTCGCTGCCTGCCCGCGCCGCTGGCCGCGCGCCGCACCCGCCTGGACCAGCTGGCCCAGCGGCTGACCGCTGCCGTCGAAGACCGGCTGGCCGGCGCCACCGGGCAGCTCGACCGCGCCGCCTGGCGGCTGGGGGCGCTCGACCCGCAACGCGTGCTGGAGCGCGGCTACGCCTGGCTGCAGGACGAGGCTGGCTGCCCCGTCACGCGTGCCGCCCAGGCGTCGCCCGGCGACGCGCTGACCGCCACGCTGGCCGACGGCCAGGTGGATTTGACCGTGGCCGCGCGCCGTTCGGCCTGA